A portion of the Gigantopelta aegis isolate Gae_Host chromosome 10, Gae_host_genome, whole genome shotgun sequence genome contains these proteins:
- the LOC121382855 gene encoding uncharacterized protein LOC121382855, producing MKFGLQTLKGEQLDSRLNRHTSAQDKGQINAKLPGLLKKKVLLAMVIAKKTSLLAKVVDLMVERMLPKVKRIKVFKTKVKGMKIPMLMVKVMVINRPQVPSDAIRWCMSQVLTQRCLCPEPKRKGKERKRFHQTSQKKKSP from the exons ATGAAATTTGGACTACAG ACGCTGAAGGGTGAACAACTCGACTCAAGACTCAACAGGCACACAAGTGCTCAAGACAAAGGGCAAATAAACGCAAAGTTGCCAGGATTACTGAAGAAGAAGGTCCTGCTGGCCATGGTGATCGCCAAGAAGACATCCCTGCTGGCCAAGGTGGTGGACCTGATGGTGGAGCGCATGCTGCCCAAAGTCAAGAGAATAAAGGTCTTTAAGACTAAGGTGAAGGGGATGAAGATACCCATGTTGATGGTCAAGGTGATGGTGATTAACAGGCCGCAAGTGCCATCAGACGCCATCAGGTGGTGCATGAGTCAAGTACTGACTCAGAGGTGTCTGTGCCCCGAACccaaaagaaaaggaaaagaaaggaaaaggtTTCACCAAACCTCACAAAAGAAGAAGAGTCCATAG